The following are from one region of the Sphingomonas oryzagri genome:
- a CDS encoding AMP nucleosidase: MTTRIEDIPAILDELIERHETSVTNLRHAIAAFMADGKLPEGVSRGRGQFAYPELRVDYEATGPIPRFTRAFARLNQSGSYATSITRPRMFRQYLEEQLRLLVRDYKVRLSVGLSEQEIPYPYVLDGSEELSIDGVQASELARFFPAVRLHDIGDEIADGLFAFEHDPTRPLSLFEGPRVDFSLARLKHYSGTPAEDFRPYILFTNYIRYVDEFVAWALAELRRPDSPYEALSVAGGVLITRETPDAERAIAEAPWRKVQMPAYHLIGPNGAGVTLVNIGVGPSNAKTICDHLAVLRPQAWLMIGHCGGLRPSQTIGDYVLAHAYLRDDHVLDDVLPVEIPIPPIAEVQQALFHAAEKVSGETGDELKRRLRTGTVVTTDDRNWELRYSLSALRFNQSRAVAIDMESATIAAQGYRFRVPYGTLLCVSDKPIHGEIKLPGQANRFYERAISQHLRIGLETIELLRAEGGKLHSRKLRSFDEPPFR; the protein is encoded by the coding sequence TTGACCACCCGTATCGAAGACATTCCTGCCATTCTGGACGAGCTGATCGAGCGCCACGAGACCTCGGTCACCAATCTGCGCCATGCGATCGCGGCCTTCATGGCCGACGGCAAGCTGCCCGAGGGGGTCAGCCGGGGGCGCGGCCAGTTCGCCTATCCGGAGCTGCGCGTCGATTACGAGGCGACCGGCCCGATCCCGCGCTTCACCCGCGCCTTCGCCCGCCTCAACCAGTCCGGCAGCTATGCCACCTCGATTACGCGCCCGCGCATGTTCCGCCAGTATCTGGAGGAGCAGCTGCGCCTGCTGGTGCGCGACTACAAGGTGCGGCTGTCGGTCGGCCTCTCCGAGCAGGAGATCCCGTATCCATACGTGCTCGACGGCAGCGAGGAGCTGAGCATCGACGGCGTGCAGGCGAGCGAACTGGCGCGCTTCTTCCCCGCCGTCCGCCTGCACGACATCGGCGACGAGATCGCCGACGGCCTGTTCGCCTTCGAGCATGATCCGACCCGCCCGCTCTCGCTGTTCGAGGGGCCACGCGTCGATTTCAGCCTCGCGCGCCTGAAGCATTACAGCGGCACGCCGGCCGAGGATTTCCGCCCCTACATCCTGTTCACCAACTATATCCGCTACGTCGATGAGTTCGTCGCCTGGGCGCTCGCCGAGCTGCGCCGGCCGGACAGCCCGTACGAGGCTTTGTCGGTGGCTGGCGGGGTGCTGATCACGCGCGAGACGCCGGATGCCGAGCGCGCCATTGCCGAGGCGCCGTGGCGCAAGGTGCAGATGCCGGCCTACCACCTGATCGGCCCGAACGGGGCGGGGGTGACGCTGGTCAACATCGGCGTCGGCCCGTCCAACGCCAAGACGATCTGCGATCATCTCGCGGTGCTTCGCCCGCAGGCGTGGCTGATGATCGGCCATTGCGGTGGCCTGCGCCCCAGCCAGACGATCGGCGACTATGTGCTGGCCCACGCCTATCTGCGCGACGATCATGTGCTGGACGACGTGCTGCCGGTCGAGATTCCGATCCCGCCGATCGCCGAGGTGCAGCAGGCGCTGTTCCACGCGGCCGAGAAGGTGTCGGGCGAGACCGGCGACGAGCTGAAGCGGCGGCTGCGCACCGGCACGGTGGTGACCACCGACGATCGCAACTGGGAACTGCGCTATTCGCTGTCCGCGTTGCGCTTCAACCAGTCGCGCGCGGTCGCCATCGATATGGAGAGCGCCACCATCGCCGCGCAGGGCTATCGCTTCCGCGTGCCCTACGGGACGTTGCTGTGCGTGTCCGACAAGCCGATCCATGGCGAGATCAAGCTGCCGGGGCAGGCCAACCGCTTCTACGAACGCGCGATCTCGCAGCATCTCAGGATCGGGCTGGAGACGATCGAGCTGCTGCGCGCGGAGGGCGGCAAGCTCCACTCGCGCAAGCTGCGCAGCTTCGACGAGCCGCCGTTCCGGTAA
- a CDS encoding DUF6456 domain-containing protein, translating into MTVNLAESPLGWLKARGLVDARQYEAGERLRSDWTVAGLGPRVTMRWDAGARSTGDGLDPTLAQIAAKRRTDAALGAVGPGLKDVLWRIVCAGEGMEAAERALGWPARAGRVVLTLALDRLADFYGLG; encoded by the coding sequence GTGACGGTCAACCTCGCCGAATCGCCGCTCGGCTGGCTGAAGGCGCGCGGGCTGGTCGATGCGCGGCAGTATGAGGCGGGCGAGCGGCTGCGTAGCGACTGGACGGTGGCGGGCCTTGGCCCGCGCGTGACGATGCGCTGGGATGCGGGCGCGCGTTCGACCGGTGACGGTCTCGACCCGACCCTCGCCCAGATCGCGGCGAAGCGGCGGACGGACGCGGCGCTGGGCGCCGTGGGGCCGGGGCTGAAAGACGTGCTGTGGCGCATCGTCTGCGCCGGCGAGGGTATGGAAGCGGCTGAGCGCGCACTCGGCTGGCCGGCACGGGCGGGGCGGGTGGTGCTGACGCTGGCGCTGGATCGGCTGGCGGATTTCTATGGGCTGGGGTGA
- the fliP gene encoding flagellar type III secretion system pore protein FliP (The bacterial flagellar biogenesis protein FliP forms a type III secretion system (T3SS)-type pore required for flagellar assembly.), with amino-acid sequence MAHPAFAQAVAPGTGPVNPSTPGAVQASALNKALGQVSGDGKPLSLSLQILVLMSLLTVLPSLLLMMTSFTRIIIVLSILRQALGLQQTPPNQVLVGLSLFLTLFIMRPVIDQVNQTAITPYGQGQIPLEEGIKRGGDAIHVFMVRQVRKTDIELFSNIAHAPKFPNAESIPFSILLPAYVTSELKTAFQIGFLIFLPFLVIDLVVATTLMSLGMMMLSPTIISMPFKLLLFVLVDGWALTMGSLAQSFG; translated from the coding sequence ATGGCCCACCCGGCCTTCGCGCAGGCGGTCGCTCCCGGCACCGGCCCCGTAAACCCGTCCACCCCCGGCGCCGTGCAGGCCTCGGCGCTGAACAAGGCGCTGGGCCAGGTGTCGGGCGATGGCAAGCCGCTGTCGCTGTCGCTCCAGATCCTCGTGCTGATGAGCCTGCTGACGGTGCTGCCGTCGCTGCTGCTCATGATGACGAGCTTCACCCGCATCATCATCGTGCTGTCGATCCTGCGGCAGGCGCTGGGCCTTCAGCAGACGCCGCCCAACCAGGTGCTGGTCGGCCTGTCCCTGTTCCTGACGCTGTTCATCATGCGGCCGGTGATCGATCAGGTGAACCAGACTGCGATCACGCCCTATGGGCAGGGCCAGATCCCCTTGGAGGAGGGGATCAAGCGCGGCGGCGATGCGATCCACGTCTTCATGGTCCGGCAGGTCCGCAAGACCGATATCGAGCTGTTCTCCAACATCGCCCATGCGCCGAAATTCCCGAACGCGGAATCGATCCCCTTCTCGATCCTGCTGCCGGCCTACGTGACATCCGAGCTGAAGACGGCGTTCCAGATCGGCTTCCTGATCTTCCTGCCGTTCCTCGTCATCGATCTCGTCGTGGCGACGACGCTCATGTCGCTCGGCATGATGATGCTGTCGCCGACGATCATCTCGATGCCGTTCAAGCTGCTGTTGTTCGTCCTCGTCGACGGCTGGGCGCTGACCATGGGCAGCCTCGCCCAGAGTTTCGGGTAG
- the fliQ gene encoding flagellar biosynthesis protein FliQ yields the protein MEPLVGTDYFIGVAQQALWVLALACAPILIPALVAGLVLGMIQAATSINEQTLAFVPKLIIVAICIALFGGAILTLLADFTRDMFHRIPDLLR from the coding sequence ATGGAACCTCTCGTTGGCACCGACTATTTCATCGGCGTCGCGCAGCAGGCGCTGTGGGTACTGGCGCTCGCCTGCGCGCCGATCCTGATCCCGGCGCTGGTGGCGGGCCTCGTGCTCGGCATGATCCAGGCGGCGACGTCGATCAACGAGCAGACCCTGGCCTTCGTACCCAAGCTGATCATCGTCGCGATCTGCATCGCCCTGTTCGGCGGCGCGATCCTGACGTTGCTCGCCGACTTCACGCGGGACATGTTCCACCGCATCCCCGATCTGTTGAGATAG
- the fliR gene encoding flagellar biosynthetic protein FliR, with amino-acid sequence MLPTGLAGLEAQLWVFLIAMIRPGAAFLAAPVFGAQNIPVQVRLIISLAVGIPAIQQVPFELPAAGLVTVMGFMMVAGEVIAGLALGFAVQLGYSAAMMAGEVIGNAMGIGFANMVDPQSGASSPALGQFLSILGTFLFLAMNGHLALATIIVDSYHSLPPGQAWLGQGQMRDVVMFGGDMFAAGMAIALPVGFALILVQVVMAMLARSAPALNLFSVGLPATILAGVVLLAIAAPAIGDGIATAIERGLDLARVLATAKAG; translated from the coding sequence ATGCTGCCGACCGGTCTCGCCGGACTCGAAGCGCAGCTCTGGGTGTTCCTCATCGCGATGATCCGGCCGGGGGCGGCCTTCCTTGCAGCCCCCGTCTTCGGTGCGCAGAACATACCCGTACAGGTCCGTCTCATCATCAGCCTCGCGGTCGGCATCCCCGCCATACAGCAGGTGCCGTTCGAACTGCCCGCCGCCGGCCTCGTCACCGTCATGGGTTTCATGATGGTGGCGGGAGAGGTGATCGCCGGCCTCGCGCTGGGTTTCGCGGTGCAGCTGGGTTATTCGGCGGCGATGATGGCGGGCGAGGTGATCGGCAACGCCATGGGCATCGGTTTCGCCAACATGGTCGATCCGCAATCGGGCGCCTCCTCGCCGGCGCTCGGCCAGTTCCTCTCGATCCTCGGCACCTTCCTGTTCCTCGCGATGAACGGCCACCTCGCACTCGCGACGATCATCGTCGATTCCTATCATTCGCTGCCCCCCGGCCAGGCATGGCTTGGGCAGGGGCAGATGCGCGATGTCGTGATGTTCGGCGGCGACATGTTCGCTGCCGGCATGGCGATCGCGCTGCCGGTCGGCTTCGCGCTCATTCTCGTACAGGTGGTGATGGCGATGCTGGCGCGATCGGCGCCGGCGCTCAATCTCTTCTCGGTCGGCTTGCCGGCGACGATCCTCGCCGGCGTCGTCCTGCTGGCAATCGCCGCGCCCGCGATCGGCGACGGTATCGCCACCGCGATCGAACGCGGACTTGACCTCGCGCGCGTGCTCGCCACCGCGAAGGCAGGCTGA
- a CDS encoding SRPBCC family protein, which translates to MAPEFRITRRFAAPRDRVWEAWTRPEQLARWFGPKGVTTTVLSFDLRPGGGLHARMESADGGVMWARFVYREVVAPETLVWEHGFADEAGEFTASPFGGPWPLRLLTNVRFEEEGDATRLTLTWVPLEATAEEEAAFAAMMESMTGGWSGSFEQLDAFLADGA; encoded by the coding sequence ATGGCCCCCGAATTTCGAATCACCCGCCGCTTCGCCGCGCCCCGCGACCGGGTGTGGGAAGCGTGGACCCGGCCCGAGCAACTGGCGCGCTGGTTCGGGCCGAAGGGCGTGACCACAACCGTTCTGAGCTTCGATCTGCGGCCCGGCGGCGGCCTTCATGCCCGGATGGAGTCGGCGGACGGTGGCGTGATGTGGGCGCGCTTCGTCTATCGCGAGGTCGTGGCGCCGGAGACATTGGTGTGGGAGCATGGCTTCGCCGACGAGGCCGGCGAATTCACCGCGTCGCCTTTCGGCGGGCCGTGGCCGCTGCGCCTGCTGACCAATGTGCGGTTCGAGGAGGAGGGCGATGCCACCCGCCTCACCCTGACCTGGGTGCCGCTGGAGGCGACGGCGGAGGAAGAGGCCGCCTTCGCCGCGATGATGGAATCGATGACGGGCGGCTGGTCCGGCAGCTTCGAGCAGCTCGACGCCTTTCTGGCGGACGGCGCCTAG
- the fliD gene encoding flagellar filament capping protein FliD, with amino-acid sequence MTTTSATSSTSTAATTATTSTSSSSSSSASIGASILSSLNANGASIDTGTLVTQLTAAQQSSLETPITTKQAANTAQISAVATLTSDLNTFSTSLNTLIQGGTLQTQPVSSDTSVMSVAAVAGTPVGALNQSITVNALAAAQSLKSSGYSASQAFDSGTLTITVGSGSPVTINVDSSNNTLAGIAQSINAQKAGVTASVVTGSDGTATLVLKGATGAANNFTIASSDTGSEGTSLSALSYDGTSASGLTQTQAAQDASVTVDGVTVSRSSNTFNDIVPGVSMTLSKVGTVNLTSTRPNDAITEAVNDFVSAYNQLLTEINTDTAAATSSASAGALQGNSAIRQLKTQLSQLTTTPLNASGTIRTLAELGVSTAQDGTLSVNSTTLNTMLTNYPDDVEAMFVTSQSSSSSKVLITNTAGSAASGVFQVTGITPATGGGNATGSIGGSAMTASSWNLTGTSAQGAAGLTLQILSGAPGSATITINQGLGGALSALVNSMSATASGQPVGLLATLSASLTTQQTSLADQLTKANAQVQVYHDQLVAKFTQMNTLVSGYKSTSAYLTQQVDLWTNSNSNN; translated from the coding sequence ATGACCACGACGAGCGCAACCAGCAGCACCAGCACGGCAGCGACCACCGCGACGACGAGTACGTCGTCGTCGTCATCGAGCAGCGCCTCGATCGGCGCGAGCATCCTGTCGAGCCTGAACGCCAATGGCGCCAGCATCGATACCGGCACGCTGGTGACGCAGCTGACCGCGGCTCAGCAATCCTCGCTGGAAACGCCGATCACCACCAAGCAGGCGGCGAACACGGCGCAGATCAGCGCGGTCGCGACGCTGACCAGCGATCTCAACACCTTTTCCACCTCGCTCAACACGCTGATCCAGGGCGGCACGCTGCAGACGCAGCCGGTCTCTTCGGACACCAGCGTGATGTCGGTCGCGGCGGTGGCGGGAACGCCGGTCGGTGCGCTCAACCAGTCGATCACCGTCAACGCGCTCGCCGCCGCGCAGTCCCTGAAGTCGAGTGGCTATAGCGCGTCCCAGGCGTTCGACAGCGGCACGCTGACGATCACGGTGGGCAGCGGCTCGCCGGTGACCATCAACGTCGACAGCAGCAACAATACGCTGGCGGGCATCGCGCAGTCGATCAACGCCCAGAAGGCCGGCGTCACGGCGAGCGTGGTCACGGGGTCGGATGGCACCGCGACGTTGGTGCTGAAAGGCGCGACGGGGGCCGCCAACAACTTCACGATCGCCTCGTCCGATACGGGCAGCGAGGGCACCTCTCTGTCGGCGCTTTCCTATGACGGTACTTCGGCCAGCGGCCTGACCCAGACCCAGGCCGCGCAGGACGCCAGCGTCACGGTCGATGGCGTGACCGTTTCGCGCAGCTCGAACACGTTCAACGACATCGTTCCCGGCGTGTCGATGACGCTCAGCAAGGTCGGCACCGTCAACCTGACGTCCACGCGCCCCAACGATGCGATCACCGAGGCGGTCAACGATTTCGTCAGCGCCTACAACCAGCTGCTGACAGAGATCAACACGGACACCGCCGCCGCGACGAGCAGCGCCAGCGCCGGCGCGCTGCAGGGCAATTCGGCGATCCGCCAGCTCAAGACCCAATTGTCGCAGCTGACGACGACGCCCCTCAATGCGAGCGGAACGATCCGCACGCTGGCGGAGCTGGGCGTATCGACGGCGCAGGACGGCACGCTCTCGGTGAACAGCACGACGCTGAACACGATGCTGACCAACTATCCGGACGACGTCGAGGCGATGTTCGTCACCTCGCAGTCGAGCAGCAGCAGCAAGGTGCTGATTACCAACACTGCCGGCTCGGCGGCTTCGGGTGTCTTCCAGGTCACGGGCATCACGCCGGCGACCGGTGGCGGCAATGCGACCGGATCGATCGGCGGCAGCGCGATGACGGCTTCCAGCTGGAACCTGACCGGAACCAGCGCGCAGGGGGCCGCTGGCCTGACCTTGCAGATCCTGTCCGGCGCGCCGGGCAGCGCGACGATCACGATCAACCAGGGACTCGGCGGTGCGCTGAGCGCGCTCGTCAACAGCATGAGCGCCACGGCGAGCGGTCAGCCGGTCGGCCTGCTCGCCACACTCTCCGCCAGCCTCACCACGCAGCAGACGTCGCTCGCCGATCAGCTGACCAAGGCCAATGCCCAGGTGCAGGTCTATCACGATCAGCTCGTGGCCAAGTTCACCCAGATGAACACGCTGGTCAGCGGCTACAAATCCACCTCGGCCTATCTGACCCAGCAGGTCGATCTCTGGACGAACTCCAACAGTAACAACTGA
- a CDS encoding ferredoxin--NADP reductase, with the protein MSDRHALEPTGALSVETVTRVHHWNEHLFSFSITRPASFRFRSGEFVMLGLPDGQRPLLRAYSIASPSYDETLEFLSIKVPDGPLTSRLQGIKEGDAVFLGRKPTGTLVTDALLPGRRLFLLATGTGLAPFMSLIRDPDLYEQFSQIVVVHSVRRVSDLAYRDVLEGQLAGDPLVQDQALLQLHYVPTVTREPFHTTARIGTLFEDGTLFKAPVTGPLQLDPTQDRIMLCGSMAMIKEQAAMLDSLGFKEGSNAAPGDYVIERAFVG; encoded by the coding sequence GTGAGTGATCGCCACGCCCTTGAACCGACCGGTGCGCTCAGCGTCGAGACGGTGACGCGCGTCCATCACTGGAACGAGCATCTGTTCAGCTTCTCGATCACGCGTCCGGCGAGCTTCCGCTTCCGCTCGGGCGAGTTCGTGATGCTGGGCCTGCCCGACGGCCAGCGCCCGCTGCTGCGCGCCTACTCGATCGCCAGCCCGTCCTATGACGAGACGCTGGAATTCCTGTCGATCAAGGTGCCGGACGGCCCGCTGACTTCGCGCCTGCAGGGCATCAAGGAAGGCGACGCCGTGTTCCTCGGCCGCAAGCCGACCGGCACGCTCGTCACCGACGCGCTGCTGCCCGGCCGCCGCCTGTTCCTGCTCGCCACCGGCACCGGCCTCGCACCGTTCATGTCGCTGATCCGCGATCCGGACCTGTACGAGCAGTTCTCGCAGATCGTGGTGGTCCACTCGGTGCGCCGGGTGAGCGACCTCGCCTATCGCGACGTGCTGGAAGGCCAGCTGGCCGGCGATCCGCTGGTGCAGGACCAGGCGCTGCTTCAGCTTCACTACGTGCCGACCGTGACGCGCGAGCCGTTCCACACCACCGCGCGCATCGGGACCCTGTTCGAGGACGGCACGCTGTTCAAGGCGCCGGTGACCGGCCCGCTGCAGCTCGATCCCACGCAGGACCGCATCATGCTGTGCGGCTCCATGGCGATGATCAAGGAGCAGGCGGCGATGCTCGACTCGCTCGGCTTCAAGGAAGGCTCGAACGCCGCACCGGGCGACTATGTGATCGAGCGCGCGTTCGTCGGCTGA
- a CDS encoding MarR family transcriptional regulator, which produces MNALPADIPYHRLLSPAVLLFGDDAGRRLALAERVTQGGGRIVANAPLADALARIDRQVATAGVILDIARDDGAALDLLLARLDAMGEAAGRLFAILIVPPDLIDVVTARVTGTGTRILIDPRPEELDTAIAELTEPPSPWVEEGGAASKRRLAELSEEVGRIARMLASMSADEAERIAAEPRPISSSDGPLVRAFIRLRRLRGQHFMPELFADPAWDILLDLTAARLEGRMVAVSSLCIAAAVPATTALRWITQMTEQAILVRKPDPRDGRRVFIGLSEQATAGMDAYLASAKAVVVPVG; this is translated from the coding sequence ATGAACGCGCTCCCCGCCGACATTCCCTATCATCGCCTGTTGTCGCCGGCCGTGCTGCTGTTCGGCGACGATGCTGGGCGCCGGCTGGCGCTGGCGGAGCGGGTGACGCAAGGCGGAGGGCGGATCGTGGCCAACGCGCCGCTGGCCGACGCGCTCGCCCGGATCGATCGGCAGGTGGCGACGGCGGGCGTGATCCTCGACATCGCGCGGGACGATGGCGCGGCGCTGGACCTGCTGCTCGCCCGGCTCGATGCGATGGGCGAGGCGGCGGGACGGCTGTTCGCCATCCTGATCGTGCCGCCCGACCTGATCGACGTGGTGACCGCGCGGGTGACCGGCACCGGCACGCGCATCCTCATCGATCCCCGGCCGGAGGAGCTGGATACCGCCATCGCCGAATTGACCGAGCCGCCTTCGCCCTGGGTCGAGGAAGGCGGAGCCGCGAGCAAGCGTCGTCTTGCCGAACTGAGCGAGGAGGTCGGGCGGATCGCGCGGATGCTCGCCAGCATGTCCGCCGACGAGGCCGAGCGGATCGCCGCCGAGCCGCGCCCGATTTCGTCCAGCGACGGCCCGCTGGTCCGCGCCTTCATCCGCCTGCGCCGGCTGCGCGGCCAGCATTTCATGCCGGAACTGTTTGCGGACCCCGCGTGGGACATCCTGCTCGATCTCACCGCCGCCCGGCTGGAGGGGCGGATGGTCGCGGTCTCCAGCCTGTGCATCGCGGCGGCCGTGCCGGCGACGACGGCGCTGCGCTGGATCACCCAGATGACCGAGCAGGCGATCCTCGTGCGCAAGCCCGATCCGCGCGACGGGCGGCGCGTGTTCATCGGGCTGAGCGAGCAGGCGACCGCGGGGATGGATGCCTATCTGGCCTCGGCGAAGGCGGTGGTGGTGCCGGTCGGGTAG
- a CDS encoding ArsR/SmtB family transcription factor, translating into MEDVLSRKLNALADPTRRAILARLALGEATVAELGRPFAISQPAISRHLKVLEAAGLIEAGQAAQARPRRLKAGALKEPADWIAGIATLWSDSFDRLDAMLAEDIKREGE; encoded by the coding sequence ATGGAAGATGTGTTGAGCCGGAAACTGAACGCGCTGGCCGATCCGACACGCCGCGCGATCCTGGCGCGGCTCGCGCTGGGCGAGGCGACGGTGGCCGAACTTGGGCGGCCCTTCGCGATCAGCCAGCCGGCGATTTCCCGCCATTTGAAGGTGCTGGAGGCGGCCGGGCTGATCGAGGCGGGGCAGGCCGCGCAGGCCCGCCCGCGGCGGCTCAAGGCCGGCGCGCTCAAGGAACCGGCCGACTGGATCGCGGGCATCGCCACGCTCTGGTCGGACAGTTTCGACCGGCTCGACGCGATGCTCGCCGAGGACATCAAGCGAGAGGGAGAATGA
- a CDS encoding flagellar export chaperone FliS, with protein sequence MYASAGYASAKKSYANVDIGARVEASSPHQLVAVLFEELLKSLDTLIVGLGANGTLNRSQVIVRRARANTILLGLEGSLDRRQGGEIAAGLSAIYREARRLIAAGSDAGDAEPIREARTMIAQISEAWAQIG encoded by the coding sequence ATGTACGCGAGTGCCGGATATGCCAGCGCCAAGAAGAGCTATGCCAATGTCGATATCGGCGCGCGCGTGGAGGCCTCGTCGCCGCACCAATTGGTCGCGGTGCTGTTCGAAGAACTGCTCAAGAGCCTCGATACGCTGATCGTCGGCCTGGGTGCGAACGGCACGCTGAACCGCTCGCAGGTGATCGTGCGGCGCGCCCGCGCCAACACCATCCTGCTCGGGCTGGAGGGCAGCCTCGATCGTCGCCAGGGCGGCGAGATCGCGGCCGGCCTGTCCGCCATCTACCGCGAGGCGCGCCGCCTGATCGCGGCGGGTTCCGACGCGGGGGATGCCGAGCCGATCCGCGAGGCGCGTACGATGATCGCCCAGATTTCCGAAGCCTGGGCGCAGATCGGCTGA
- a CDS encoding EscU/YscU/HrcU family type III secretion system export apparatus switch protein yields MAEGDSGEKTEAPTAKRLRESAEKGDVLQSKELGSALVMIVGAGWLALGGPLLVQALSELLRGSLSFGRDAIDTFQPGQAVEARLAGLALPLGLLFLATIAAAVGAPALLGSFGFRWGAIAFKADRINPLAGLGRIFGTQGLVELVKAIAKIAVMGAIGWWLLKSRLPMITTMGRNDIVSNMADVGHTFVFAVIVMAMGLVLIAGVDVPVQIFRRLSRLRMTKQEVKEEYKQTEGSPELKGAVRRRQMETARRSARAQMADASVVLTNPTHFAVALRYRPGQDAAPVVVARGRGATADAIRALAEEFDVPMLRYPQLARAIYFTTRAGQVIREDLYVAVATVLAFVFNIDRAMAEGRSQPEIDVPGEARFDENGRPEA; encoded by the coding sequence ATGGCGGAAGGTGACAGCGGCGAGAAAACAGAAGCCCCGACAGCCAAGAGGCTGCGCGAATCTGCCGAGAAAGGCGATGTTCTCCAGTCCAAGGAACTGGGCAGCGCGCTGGTGATGATCGTCGGTGCGGGCTGGCTGGCGCTGGGCGGCCCGCTGCTGGTGCAGGCGCTGTCCGAGCTGCTGCGCGGATCGCTGAGCTTCGGCCGCGATGCGATCGATACCTTCCAGCCGGGGCAGGCGGTGGAGGCGCGCCTCGCCGGCCTGGCGCTGCCGCTCGGCCTGCTGTTTCTCGCGACGATCGCGGCGGCGGTCGGGGCGCCGGCCTTGCTCGGCAGCTTCGGTTTCCGCTGGGGCGCGATCGCCTTCAAGGCGGACCGGATCAATCCGCTGGCCGGCCTCGGCCGCATCTTCGGCACGCAGGGGCTGGTCGAGCTGGTCAAGGCGATCGCCAAGATCGCGGTGATGGGGGCGATCGGCTGGTGGCTGCTCAAATCCCGCCTGCCGATGATCACGACGATGGGCCGCAACGACATCGTCTCCAACATGGCCGACGTCGGCCATACCTTCGTGTTCGCGGTGATCGTGATGGCGATGGGGCTGGTGCTGATCGCCGGGGTCGACGTGCCGGTGCAGATCTTCCGCCGCCTCTCCCGCCTACGCATGACCAAGCAGGAGGTGAAGGAGGAATATAAGCAGACCGAAGGCTCGCCCGAACTCAAGGGTGCGGTCCGCCGGCGCCAGATGGAGACGGCGCGGCGATCGGCCCGCGCGCAGATGGCGGACGCGAGCGTCGTGCTCACCAACCCGACCCACTTCGCGGTCGCCTTGCGCTACCGGCCGGGACAGGATGCCGCGCCGGTGGTCGTGGCGCGCGGGCGCGGGGCGACGGCGGATGCGATCCGCGCGCTGGCCGAGGAATTCGACGTGCCGATGCTGCGCTACCCGCAGCTGGCCCGCGCCATCTACTTCACCACGCGCGCAGGGCAGGTGATCCGCGAGGACCTTTACGTGGCGGTGGCGACGGTGCTCGCCTTCGTCTTCAACATCGATCGCGCGATGGCCGAAGGCCGCAGCCAGCCCGAGATCGATGTGCCGGGCGAGGCGCGCTTCGACGAAAATGGGCGGCCTGAGGCTTAG
- a CDS encoding helix-turn-helix domain-containing protein, which produces MITRIRDVRKAKGLTLAEVAERCVPATTAQTIGRLETGTRTVSVGWLNRIAKALGVEAADLVQLPDTVDLPVAAILSANGAVAPRQPSLATPPRPEAGALALIVEAGVGDYRAGDTVWLDRLAPEAFGQALNRDVLLPRPAGRFLFGRMIGREPGKLQILPLSNGGRQQVIADPAWLGLAVQLVRPLG; this is translated from the coding sequence GTGATCACGCGTATCCGCGACGTCCGCAAAGCGAAGGGGCTGACGCTCGCCGAAGTGGCGGAGCGCTGCGTGCCCGCGACCACGGCGCAGACCATCGGGCGGCTGGAGACGGGCACCCGCACCGTCTCGGTCGGCTGGCTAAACCGCATCGCGAAGGCGCTGGGCGTCGAGGCGGCGGACCTCGTGCAGCTGCCCGATACGGTGGACCTGCCGGTCGCGGCGATCCTGAGCGCCAACGGCGCGGTCGCGCCGCGCCAGCCCTCGCTCGCGACCCCGCCCCGGCCCGAGGCGGGCGCGCTCGCGCTGATCGTCGAGGCCGGCGTCGGCGATTATCGCGCCGGCGATACGGTGTGGCTGGATCGGCTGGCGCCAGAAGCATTCGGCCAGGCGCTCAACCGCGACGTGCTGCTGCCCAGGCCCGCCGGCCGCTTCCTGTTCGGCCGGATGATCGGGCGCGAGCCGGGCAAGCTGCAGATCCTGCCGCTCTCCAACGGCGGCCGCCAGCAGGTGATCGCCGATCCCGCCTGGCTCGGCCTCGCGGTGCAGCTGGTGCGGCCGCTGGGCTGA